In Bacillus toyonensis BCT-7112, a single window of DNA contains:
- the liaF gene encoding cell wall-active antibiotics response protein LiaF, producing the protein MKKRFSKTQLMGMLLIIFGFGLFLDMILGHFEPGGLIFAFIMLMFGRHYRKKNRYVRGNVFLFVGGIVFLFFLFSSAAFVLVVFACLALIGYQLIQQGHQQKVMKVEIKEKGYIDEEKQIYRTEPYIKNMFVGNVRMMDHIYELEDINVQYGACDVEIDLTTAMIPEGETVIVIRGVVGNIRLYVPYDIELSLNHSVIVGRVLLPGHEETGFNRNVTFRTEQYKEAPRRIKIISSLVVGDTEVRKV; encoded by the coding sequence ATGAAGAAGCGCTTTTCAAAAACACAATTAATGGGGATGCTCCTCATCATATTTGGATTCGGTCTATTTCTTGATATGATACTTGGACATTTTGAACCAGGTGGTCTAATTTTTGCATTTATTATGCTTATGTTTGGAAGACATTATCGAAAGAAGAATCGTTACGTAAGAGGGAATGTATTTTTATTTGTCGGTGGTATAGTATTCTTATTCTTCTTATTTTCATCAGCAGCGTTTGTACTTGTCGTATTTGCTTGTTTAGCTTTAATTGGTTATCAACTGATTCAACAAGGACATCAGCAAAAAGTAATGAAAGTTGAAATTAAAGAAAAGGGATATATAGATGAAGAAAAACAAATATATCGTACAGAACCGTATATAAAAAATATGTTCGTAGGCAATGTACGAATGATGGATCATATTTATGAACTTGAAGATATTAACGTCCAATATGGTGCTTGTGATGTCGAGATTGATTTAACAACTGCTATGATTCCGGAGGGAGAAACGGTAATTGTTATTCGAGGTGTCGTTGGTAACATTCGTTTATATGTACCGTATGATATTGAATTGTCTTTAAATCATTCTGTAATTGTTGGGCGAGTACTCCTGCCAGGGCATGAAGAAACAGGTTTTAATCGTAATGTTACATTTAGAACAGAACAGTATAAAGAAGCTCCTCGTCGTATAAAAATCATTTCTTCACTTGTAGTAGGTGATACGGAAGTGAGGAAAGTATAA